Proteins from a genomic interval of Clostridium scatologenes:
- a CDS encoding aspartyl-phosphate phosphatase Spo0E family protein, whose protein sequence is MKNIQECEYLLTEIDNMRKHMYVIIERGVSLTDDEMLEISQRLDSLLNDYNKLIYNKNVQVA, encoded by the coding sequence ATGAAAAATATACAAGAATGTGAATATTTGCTTACTGAAATTGACAATATGAGAAAGCATATGTATGTCATTATTGAAAGAGGAGTAAGCCTAACCGATGATGAAATGCTTGAAATAAGTCAAAGGCTCGATTCCTTATTAAATGACTACAATAAACTTATATACAATAAAAATGTACAAGTTGCTTAA